The window TCAAATAAGGTCGGCACAAATCGAAGTGCAATTGAAATCATCAGGGCAAGCTCAGAGACTGGTAATCCTATCTTCTTAAATGGATTAAATAATGATTCTAAAGCTAACGTTAAATCAGATGGTTTCGTTGTCAACGTTAGAAGAGTTGAGATTAATACAATGATGACTAAACGGATACTCATAAAAAAACCTAGATTTAATCCTTGATCATAAATTCCAATTGGACCTAAATAAAAAATAACTTCACCTTGTCTATTAAAAATGACTTGTAAAAAGAACGTTAAAATAACAAAGAAAAAAACTGGTTTTAAACTTCTCATGAAGTAATCTAATGGGATTTTAGTTAATCTCATAGCGACTAGCTCTGCAACAACAAGTAATCCCATAAACAACCAACTATTAATCATAAAACTTGAAACAACAAATAGTGAGGTTGCTAAAATCTTAGCACGAGGATCTAGTCGATGCCAAAACGATTGTCCAGGTAAATACTGACCAATAACAATTCCATTCACCTCTTATTCCCTCCCTATTAATGATTCAATTTGACTGACAAATTCATCGGTTGTTAACGGTAAATCACTTAGCGATAGATTACATCTTTTCGCCAACTCGTAATAATTTTGAGCCGCAATTGGAAGTGTAATTCCACATTCGTTTAGGATATTAACCTCTTTAAACACCTGTTGTGGGGTTCCTTTTAACTTCATGACTCCACGATGCATAACTATCATTTCTTGTGCATACTCGGCAACTAAATTCATGTCATGTGTGACTAAAACAATGGTTTTTCCATATTCTTGATGTAAAGTTTTAAACATTTCCATCATTTCATGTTGACCTTGTGGATCTAATCCGGCGGTTGGTTCATCTAAAACTAAGACATCCGGATTCATTGCTAAAATTCCTGCAATCGCGACGCGGCGCATCTGTCCACCACTTAAATTAAACGGAGATTTCTGTAAAACTTCCTCATCTAATCCGACTAACCTTATGACATCATGTGCTCGCTGACGAGACTCTTCTTCTGATACGCCATAATTCATTGGTCCAAACATAATATCTTTTTCAACGGTTTCTTCGAATAACTGATACTCAGGAAACTGAAAAACTAAACCGACGTACTGGCGAACTTCTTTCAGACCTTTATTTTTTTCATCTGATTTAATAACTTTCTCACCAATACAAATACATCCACTACTTGGCTTTAATAAGCCATTCATATGTTGAATTAGTGTTGATTTCCCGGAACCTGTATGACCAACAATAGCTAAAAATTGCCCAGCTTCAATATCAAAGTTAATATCATACAGTGCGCGTTGTTCCATTGGAGTATTCGCATTATAAATATGATTTACCGATTCAAACTTAATTTGCATAACTCACTCATCAACTCCTCATCACTTGTACAAATATCACTTAAAATTCCTTTTTTCTTTAAATCATAAGATGCCTTGACTGCAAAAGGAACATCTAATTTCACCGATTCTAATTGCTCTTTTTGTGCAAAAACTTCTTTGGGTGTTCCTTCTAAAATAATCTCACCCGCATTCATAACAATAATACGATCACTTTGAACCGCTTCGTCTAAATGATGGGTAATCATAATAATCGTTTTATCCTTATCTTTAGCTAACTCATGAATTAATTCCATGATATCTTGTCGACCTTGTGGATCAAGCATCGCTGTTGCTTCATCTAAAATGATAATCTTTGCACCAAGTGCTAATACTCCGGCAATAGCTACACGCTGTTTTTCTCCACCACTTAAACGGTGAGGTTCTCGATCTAAAAAGCGTGTCATTCCTACCTTCTGTGCATATTCTTCGACTAAACGATTCATCTCATCATAATCGACACACTTATTTTCTAGTCCAAATGCAATATCATCTCGCACTGTACTTCCAACAAACTGATTATCAGGATTTTGAAAGACAATCCCGATTTTTTGTCGAATATCAAAAACAGTATCCTCAGTTAATAACTGATTATCCACAATGATGCTTCCACCTTGAGCTTCTACTAATCCAACGAGTAACTTAGATAACGTTGACTTCCCAGAACCATTATGCCCTAAAATAGTCACAAACTCGCCTGATTTAATCGATAAACTATAGTCTTTTAAGACAGATTGATTTTCTTCATAACCAAATGTAACATTTTCTAATCGAATCATCTCTGACATAAGTCTCCACCACCCTCTTCAATTTAACTTTTTTATGAAATAAACTTAATCAATCAATTAAATAGCCATGCCGTCTAATTCCGCTTGATTACTACCTACAATTTCAATCACTAAATAATGAGGAGCACAAATAACACTTTGCCCCACACGATTTAATGTCCCAATGGCGATACAGTCATGATCTGGACAGTCCGCTTCCTCAATACGAACCCCACTATGATCAACAATAATCTTATTATAACCTAGTTCAGTCGCAACTTCATACACATGTTCCTTCCCATCTAATGGAACACGAGCATATTCTTCTCCCTTTAAAGAAATAACAACTTCAGGATGATCTTTTGACTGTAAAGCGAAGGTTGTAAATAAAAGACCAGTGATGACAACTACAGCTATGATAACATACATATCAAAACGTTTCATATACAAATTCCTCCAACGTCAACTTTACTTTTTATACCTTAACATTATAACAAGATTTTTAATTACTTGTCATGAAAATCCAATTGAAGTACACATAATTTTGGAAAAATATATACATTGACTGATAAGAAATAATTTCCTATTAAAATAAGAGTATCACAAGTAATAGATACCATACTAACTATAAAATTTATTAAGCACTATGATGATAACTTTATTATTGTATGTAAATTGTCTAATTAAATAAATACATCCTATTATTTACTTCTAAAATCTTAGTATTATCCTACATCTTCTAACTTGAGAATTTACAGAAAAACTGAATTCCATATCTGTATATGATAGGTTATTAGTTAATTAGCATCAGTTAACACAATTATTTATTATTAAAAAGCAAATAAAAAAAGAGAAGAATACCTTCTCTTTTTTATCAGTTATCTTATAATTTACCTACTAAGTCTAAGCTTGGTGTTAATGTTTCAGCACCTGGTTGCCACTTAGCTGGGCATACTTGATCTCCATGCTCAGCAACGAATTGTGCAGCTTGTACCTTACGTAATAACTCTTCAGCATTACGTCCAATTCCATTATCATGGATTTCATATGCTTTAATTTTTCCTTCTGGATTTACAATGAATGTTCCGCGTAATGCTAAACCTTCTTCTTCAATCATCACTTCAAAATCACGAGTTAACTTACCAGTTGGATCAGCTAACATTGGATATTGAATTTTTGCGATTGTTTCAGAAGCATCTGCCCATGCTTTGTGAACGAAGTGAGTATCTGTAGATACAGAATATAACTCACACCCAATTTCTTGGAATTTAGCATAGTTATCAGCTAAATCTCCTAATTCAGTTGGACAAACAAATGTAAAGTCTGCTGGATAGAAAAAGAATACAGACCATTTTCCTTTGACTGATTCTAAAGTAACCTCTTTGAAATCTCCATTATGATATGCTTGAACAGCAAACTCTTTAACTTCAGTATTGATTAATGACATAATTATTTCCTCCTCATATATAGTAATCATTATCGATATTGTTATTATATATTTCTTTCAATATAAAGTCAACAGATAAACTTCTAATAATTCACTTAGTTTATATCCTAAATAAAAAAGACATCAATCATTATCTCGTAAACACAAGAAAAACGATTGATGTCTTAGATTGTGTGTCAAATAGATCTTATTAATCTACTAAAATAATATAAAAAAACCAGTTATTTAAATATAACTGGTTTCTTTAATATGCAATGGTATATTTTTTTCTGAAAATAAAAAAAGATAAAACTTATAAAAATCTTACCTAAGTTTATTTAAATAAATGGTGCGGGTGACAGGAGTTGAACCTGCACACCAAAGGTACTAGAGCCTAAATCTAGCGCGTCTGCCAATTCCGCCACACCCGCATAAAATGGTGTCCTGCAGAGGACTCGAACCTCTGACCCTCTGATTAAAAGTCAGATGCTCTACCAACTGAGCTAGCAGGACTTTTATGGTGGAGGATGACGGGCTCGAACCGCCGACCCTCTGCTTGTAAGGCAGATGCTCTCCCAGCTGAGCTAATCCTCCACTTGATGGTGGCTTGGGACGGAATCGAACCGCCGACACAAGGATTTTCAGTCCTTTGCTCTACCGACTGAGCTACCAAGCCTTCTTAAATGGCGGTCCAGACGGGAATCGAACCCGCGATCTCCTGCGTGACAGGCAGGCATGTTAACCGCTACACCACTGGACCTTTTTGGTTGCGGGGACAGGACTTGAACCTGCGACCTTCGGGTTATGAGCCCGACGAGCTACCAACTGCTCCACCCCGCGATGTTTTTTGATATATATGGCGGAGGAAGAGGGATTCGAACCCCCGCGACGCTTTCACGCCCTGTCGGTTTTCAAGACCGATCCCTTCAGCCGGACTTGGGTATTCCTCCGTATATCTTTTAGCAAACTGGTGGACCCTGTAGGACTCGAACCTACGACCGATCGGTTATGAGCCGATAGCTCTAACCAACTGAGCTAAGGGTCCGGGTCTTTCTCATGGTAGCGGAGGAGGGACTCGAACCCCCAACCTCACGGGTATGAACCGTACGCTCTAGCCAGTTGAGCTACTCCGCCTGATTTGTTTGCTTTTATTCAATTTAATTGGTGGAGACTAGGGGGATCGAACCCCTGACCTCCTGCGTGCAAGGCAGGCGCTCTCCCAGCTGAGCTAAGTCCCCATGATATTATTTTAATGGTCGGGAAGACAGGATTCGAACCTGCGACCCCCTGGTCCCAAACCAGGTGCTCTACCAAGCTGAGCCACTTCCCGTTTTATGGCGCGCCCAAGAGGAGTCGAACCCCTAACCTTTTGATCCGTAGTCAAACGCTCTATCCAATTGAGCTATGGGCGCTTTTTAAGTTGGTGCCTAGGGCCGGAATCGAACCGGCACGGGTGTCACCACCCGCAGGATTTTAAGTCCTGTGCGTCTACCAGTTCCGCCACCCAGGCATTTTTTATTTCAAGGCACGCACCTTATCTTTTCATAAAAATGGTGTCCTGCAGAGGACTCGAACCTCTGACCCTCTGATTAAAAGTCAGATGCTCTACCAACTGAGCTAGCAGGACATCATTGGCTGGGCTAGCTGGATTCGAACCAGCGCATGACGGAGTCAAAGTCCGTTGCCTTACCGCTTGGCTATAGCCCATCATTTAAGTGGTGGTGGGGGACGGATTCGAACCGCCGAACTCGGAGAGAGCGGATTTACAGTCCGCCGCGTTTAGCCACTTCGCTACCCCACCAACTGGTGCCGGAAGCAGGACTTGAACCCGCAACCTACTGATTACAAGTCAGTTGCTCTACCAATTGAGCTATTCCGGCTGTTATTTAATTATGGTGGAGGATGACGGGCTCGAACCGCCGACCCTCTGCTTGTAAGGCAGATGCTCTCCCAGCTGAGCTAATCCTCCACTTAATGGTGACCCGTACGGGATTCGAACCCGTGTATGCATGCGTGAAAGGCATGTGTGTTAAACCGCTTCACCAACGGGCCATTAAGTTTATTTAATGGCGCCCCAACTAGGACTCGAACCTAGGACCCCTTGATTAACAGTCAAGTGCTCTAACCAACTGAGCTATTGAGGCATTTATTCGGCCCAGCGACGTCCTACTCTCGCACTTGCGTACTACCCTCGGCGCTAAGGAGCTTAACTGCTGTGTTCGGTATGGGAACAGGTGTGCCCTCCTTGCCATCATCACTAGACCTCTGAAAGATTCGTTAATCTTCCAAAACTAGATATCTTCTTCAGTTTCGTTGGTTAAGTCCTCGATCGATTAGTATCAGTCCGCTCCATGTGTCACCACACTTCCACTCCTGACCTATCCACCTCGTCGTCTTCAAGGGATCTTACTTCTTTCGAATGGGAAATCTCATCTTGAGGGGGGCTTCACGCTTAGATGCTTTCAGCGTTTATCCCGTCCACACGTAGCTACCCAGCGATGCTCCTGGCAGAACAACTGGTACACCAGCGGTGTGTCCATCCCGGTCCTCTCGTACTAAGGACAGCTCCTCTCAAATTTCCTACGCCCACGACGGATAGGGACCGAACTGTCTCACGACGTTCTGAACCCAGCTCGCGTACCGCTTTAATGGGCGAACAGCCCAACCCTTGGGACCGACTACAGCCCCAGGATGCGATGAGCCGACATCGAGGTGCCAAACCTCCCCGTCGATGTGAACTCTTGGGGGAGATCAGCCTGTTATCCCCGGGGTAGCTTTTATCCGTTGAGCGACGGCCCTTCCATTCGGTACCGCCGGATCACTAAGCCCGACTTTCGTCCCTGCTCGACTTGTAGGTCTCGCAGTCAAGCTCCCTTCTGCCTTTACACTCTTCGAATGATTTCCAACCATTCTGAGGGAACCTTTGGGCGCCTCCGTTACTCTTTGGGAGGCGACCGCCCCAGTCAAACTGCCCACCTGACACTGTTCCCTGACCCGATGAGGGCCACGGGTTAGAACCCCAGTAACACAAGGGTAGTATCCCAACAGCGACTCCACCAAGACTGGCGTCCTGGTTTCTTCGTCTCCTACCTATCCTGTACATGTGCCACCAGTGCTCAATATCAAGCTACAGTAAAGCTCCACGGGGTCTTTCCGTCCTGTCGCGGGTAACCTGCATCTTCACAGGTACTATGATTTCACCGAGTCTCTTGTTGAGACAGCGCCCAGATCGTTACGCCTTTCGTGCGGGTCGGAACTTACCCGACAAGGAATTTCGCTACCTTAGGACCGTTATAGTTACGGCCGCCGTTTACTGGGGCTTCAATTCAAAGCTTCGCTTGCGCTAACCTCTCCTCTTAACCTTCCAGCACCGGGCAGGCGTCAGCCCCTATACATCACCTTGCGGTTTAGCAGAGACCTGTGTTTTTGATAAACAGTCGCCTGGGCCTATTCACTGCGGCTTGCTTTCACAAGCACCCCTTCTCCCGAAGTTACGGGGTCATTTTGCCGAGTTCCTTAACAAGAGTTCTCTCGCTCATCTTAGGATTCTCTCCTCGCCTACCTGTGTCGGTTATCGGTACGGGCACTTACTAAATTAACCCTAGAAGCTTTTCTTGGAAGCGTGACGTCAGTTGACTTCGCCTATTGGCTTCGGCATCACAGCTCAATGTTATGCCATGCGGATTTGCCTACATGACCACCTCACTGCTTACACGTGAATCCATTCACACGCTCAACTTAGCCTTCTCCGTCACTCCATCAGTTTAATAAGTGGTACAGGAATATCAACCTGTTGTCCATCGGCTACGCCTTTCGGCCTCACCTTAGGTCCCGACTTACCCAGGGCGGACGAGCCTTCCCCTGGAAACCTTAGGCTTTCGATGGATAGGATTCTCACCTATCTTTCGCTACTCACACCGGCATTCTCACTTCTAACCGCTCCACAGCTCCTTCCGGTACTGCTTCTCCGCTGTTAGAACGCTCTCCTACCACTGACTCTAAAGTCAATCCGCAGCTTCGGCGGTCCGTTTAGCCCCGGTACATTTTCGGCGCAGAGTCACTCGACTAGTGAGCTATTACGCACTCTTTAAAGGATGGCTGCTTCTAAGCCAACCTCCTAGTTGTCTGTGCATCTCCACATCCTTTTCCACTTAACGGACACTTGGGGGCCTTAGCTGGCGGTCTGGGCTCTTTCCCTTTTGACCATGGACCTTATCACCCACAGTCTGACTCCCGATGATATCTATCTGGCATTCGGAGTTTGATTGAGATCAGTACCCCGAGGTGGGGCCATCACCCATTCAGTGCTCTACCTCCAGTAGACTTAACATCGAGGCTAGCCCTAAAGCTATTTCGGAGAGAACCAGCTATATCCGTGTTCGATTGGAATTTCACCCCTAGCCACAAGTCATCCAAGCACTTTTCAACGTGCCCTGGTTCGGCCCTCCAGTCAGTGTTACCTGACCTTCAGCCTGCTCATGGCTAGCTCACACGGTTTCGGGTCTACAACATCGTACTCATCGCCCTATTCAGACTCGCTTTCGCTACGGCTCCGCATCTTCTGCTTAACCTCGCACGATATCGTAACTCGCCGGTTCATTCTACAAAAGGCACGCCATCACCCATGAACGGGCTCTGACTAGTTGTAGGCACACGGTTTCAGGTTCTCTTTCACTCCCCTTCCGGGGTTCTTTTCACCTTTCCCTCACGGTACTGGTTCACTATCGGTCACTAGGTAGTATTTAGCCTTACGAGATGGTCCTCGTTGATTCCGACGGGATTCCACGTGTCCCGCCGTACTCAGGATTCCTTCCATGCATTTCACAATTTCACCTACGGGACTCTCACCCCCTACGGTTGGCCTTCCCAGACCATTCGGCTATCATGATTTGTCAATTCTGAAGGTCCTACAACCCCGGACAAGTCCGGTTTGGGCTCTTCCCACTTCGCTCGCCGCTACTACGGGAATCGATCTTTCTTTCTTTTCCTCCAGGTACTTAGATGTTTCAGTTCCCTGGGTCTGTCTCCAATCTGGCTATGTATTCACCAGATGGTGCTAGCGTATCACCACTAGCGGGTTTCCCCATTCGGATATCCCCGGATCAATGCTCACTTACAGCTCCCCGAGGCGTTTCGCCGTTTGTCGCGTCCTTCGTCGACTCCTAGTGCCAAGGCATCCTCCGTGCGCCCTTATTCACTTAACCTATTTTAAATCTATTGATTGTTTCTTCTGAATGAAGATATCTAGTTTTCAAAGATCAACGTTTTTGGTGGAGACTAGGGGGATCGAACCCCTGACCTCCTGCGTGCAAGGCAGGCGCTCTCCCAGCTGAGCTAAGTCCCCATGTATGGTGGGCCTAAATGGACTCGAACCATCGACCTCACGCTTATCAGGCGTGCGCTCTAACCAGCTGAGCTATAGGCCCATACATGTTTCTTTTATCGGAAGAAATTCTTCCAAAACTAAACAGAACGTCGCTTTCTCCATAGAAAGGAGGTGATCCATCCCCACCTTCCGGTAGGGATACCTTGTTACGACTTCACCCCAATCATCTACCCCACCTTAGGCAGCTCCCTCCTTGCGGTTAGGCCACTGACTTCGGGTGTTGTAAACTCTCGTGGTGTGACGGGCGGTGTGTACAAGACCCGGGAACGTATTCACCGCGACATTCTGATTCGCGATTACTAGCGATTCCAACTTCATGTAGGCGAGTTGCAGCCTACAATCCGAACTGAGATTGGCTTTATGAGGTTTGCTCCACGTCACCGCTTCGCTTCTCTTTGTACCAACCATTGTAGCACGTGTGTAGCCCAGGTCATAAGGGGCATGATGATTTGACGTCATCCCCACCTTCCTCCAGTTTGTCACTGGCAGTCTCGTTAGAGTCCCCAACTGAATGCTGGCAACTAACGACAGGGGTTGCGCTCGTTGCGGGACTTAACCCAACATCTCACGACACGAGCTGACGACAACCATGCACCACCTGTATCCATTGTCCCCGAAGGGAAAATCCTATCTCTAGGACGGTCAACGGTATGTCAAGACCTGGTAAGGTTCTTCGCGTTGCTTCGAATTAAACCACATGCTCCACCGCTTGTGCGGGTCCCCGTCAATTCCTTTGAGTTTCAGTCTTGCGACCGTACTCCCCAGGCGGAGTGCTTAATGCGTTAACTTCAGCACTGAGGTTCGACCCCCAACACTTAGCACTCATCGTTTACGGCGTGGACTACCAGGGTATCTAATCCTGTTTGCTCCCCACGCTTTCGCGCCTCAGTGTCAGTTACAGACCAGGAAGCCGCCTTCGCCACTGGTGTTCCTCCATATCTCTACGCATTTCACCGCTACACATGGAATTCCACTTCCCTCTTCTGCACTCAAGTTGACCAGTTTCCAATGACCCTCCACGGTTAAGCCGTGGGCTTTCACATCAGACTTAATCAACCACCTGCGCGCTCTTTACGCCCAATAATTCCGGATAACGCTCGCCACCTACGTATTACCGCGGCTGCTGGCACGTAGTTAGCCGTGGCTTTCTCATAAGGTACCGTCACACTCTAGCCATTTCCTACTAAAGTCGTTCTTCCCTTATAACAGAATTTTACAACCCGAAGGCCTTCATCATTCACGCGGCGTTGCTCGGTCAGGCTTTCGCCCATTGCCGAAGATTCCCTACTGCTGCCTCCCGTAGGAGTCTGGGCCGTGTCTCAGTCCCAGTGTGGCCGTTCACCCTCTCAGGTCGGCTACGCATCGTCGCCTTGGTAGGCCGTTACCCTACCAACTAGCTAATGCGCCGCAGGCTCATCCATCAGCGGTGCCAGGAGCACCTTTAAACTTTCGTCCTATCCGGTATTAGCGATCGTTTCCAATCGTTGTCCCCGTCTGATGGGCAGATGACCTACGTGTTACTCACCCGTTCGCCGCTCACCACCGAAGTGGTTCGCTCGACTTGCATGTATTAGGCACGCCGCCAGCGTTCATCCTGAGCCAGGATCAAACTCTCCATATTAAATGTTTGTTTTTATCCTAAGCTTCTGTTCGAAACTTTATCTTAAAAGTAAATGTTTCTTGACGTTCTGTTTAGTTTTCAAAGAACTTCTCATCACCTTGTTTTGGCGACTTTATTAGTTTATCATGTCTCACTTTTTCTGTCAAACACTTTTTTAAACTTTTTTTAAAAATCTTTTTGATTTCTATTGTTTTTGTTTATCGCTCTTGGCGACTTTATTAGTTTATCATGTCTCACTTTTTCTGTCAAACACTTTTTAAACTTTTTTTTGAAATCTTTTCGATTTCTGTTATTTTTTATTTATCGCTCTTGGCGACTTAAATATAATATCATTACATTTTTTCATCGTCAACAGTTATTTTTATTTTTTTACACTTCATTGAATTTTTTTTATTACTAGATCAACGAATATGTTTATCTTTCTCATTTTAATGCTTATATTAAGATTAAATTTACTTCTAACCGGCCATTCCCCATTACTACTTCTCTTAAGATTACTCTATGTTAATTATAAACCTCTATGTAGGGGCTAATTCAAACCTCAAAAACATATATCACTAAATTAGAATTTATCTCTCTTAGTTCTTACCGATATTTCATTACACCATCTAACTTTACAGGCACTTTCGATAATAAAAAAAAGGAACCACAAATGTGGTTCCAATAATAAAATTAACGTTTTGAGAACTGTGGTGCACGACGAGCAGCTTTAAGTCCGTATTTTTTACGTTCTTTAGCACGTGAATCACGAGTTAATAATCCCATAGGTTTTAAAGTTGCACGGTATTCAGCGTCAACTTCTAATAATGCACGAGAGATTCCTAAACGGATAGCTCCAGCTTGTCCTGTTAAACCTCCACCGTTAACGTTTACTAATACATCATATTGATTAGTTGTTTCAGTTAATGTTAATGGTTGCATGATATCTAAACGAGTTGCTGCAGAAGGAATATAATCTTCAAATTCGCGACCGTTGATAATTACTTTTCCAGTTCCAGGTACTAAACGTACACGTGCAACTGAGCTTTTACGACGACCAGTTCCTAAGTATTGTACTGTCATATAGTGTTACCTCCCTCTTAATTATCCACGAAGTTCGTAAACTTCAGGTTTTTGTGCTGCATGTGGATGCTCAGATCCAGCATAAACAAATAATTTTTTACCCATTGCACGTCCTAAACGTCCTTTTGGTAACATACCTTTGATAGATAACTCTAACATACGCTCTGGTGTATTTTCGCGCATTTGTTTTGCAGTACGAACTGTTAATCCACCTTGGTATCCTGAGTGACGGTAGTATAATTTGTTTTCTAATTTATTTCCTGTTAAAGTGATTTTATCAGCATTGATAACGATCACATAGTCTCCACAATCAACGTGTGGTGTGAAAGTTGGTTTATGTTTTCCACGTAAAAGTGTTGCAACTTCTGTAGATAAACGTCCTAAAGTTTTATCTGCAGCGTCTACAACAAACCATTTACGATCTACTTCATGAGATTTTTGCATAAATGTTGTACGCATTGTCCTGCCTCCTACTTCTTTCGCTTAAGTTATTTTTCATATGAAAATTCGCTGGGGCTCAAATTTTCTTGTGAAAATAAAGAAAATGTACCGTTAGATATTTTACCCCATAGTCTTACTTTTTTCAAGTGTTTTTAGAAATAATTATTCTTTTTTCTAGACAATTTAATCTCAACTTTCGATATTAAACTTAAAATAATTACTTTATCTTTTAACCTTGAATTTTTCATTATTTACTTCTTGATTATATCATCATCACTAAAGGATATGAATAATCAATTTTTGGTTCTTTATATAGAAAAAGGGGC of the Turicibacter sp. TJ11 genome contains:
- a CDS encoding energy-coupling factor transporter transmembrane protein EcfT, producing MNGIVIGQYLPGQSFWHRLDPRAKILATSLFVVSSFMINSWLFMGLLVVAELVAMRLTKIPLDYFMRSLKPVFFFVILTFFLQVIFNRQGEVIFYLGPIGIYDQGLNLGFFMSIRLVIIVLISTLLTLTTKPSDLTLALESLFNPFKKIGLPVSELALMISIALRFVPTLFEETQKILKAQASRGVDISEGKFKDKIMQLISLLVPLFILSFKRADELANAMEVRGYVPGRARTSINRLCWKLSDTFLVLVCGSLLVGAIIF
- a CDS encoding energy-coupling factor ABC transporter ATP-binding protein translates to MQIKFESVNHIYNANTPMEQRALYDINFDIEAGQFLAIVGHTGSGKSTLIQHMNGLLKPSSGCICIGEKVIKSDEKNKGLKEVRQYVGLVFQFPEYQLFEETVEKDIMFGPMNYGVSEEESRQRAHDVIRLVGLDEEVLQKSPFNLSGGQMRRVAIAGILAMNPDVLVLDEPTAGLDPQGQHEMMEMFKTLHQEYGKTIVLVTHDMNLVAEYAQEMIVMHRGVMKLKGTPQQVFKEVNILNECGITLPIAAQNYYELAKRCNLSLSDLPLTTDEFVSQIESLIGRE
- a CDS encoding energy-coupling factor transporter ATPase, translated to MSEMIRLENVTFGYEENQSVLKDYSLSIKSGEFVTILGHNGSGKSTLSKLLVGLVEAQGGSIIVDNQLLTEDTVFDIRQKIGIVFQNPDNQFVGSTVRDDIAFGLENKCVDYDEMNRLVEEYAQKVGMTRFLDREPHRLSGGEKQRVAIAGVLALGAKIIILDEATAMLDPQGRQDIMELIHELAKDKDKTIIMITHHLDEAVQSDRIIVMNAGEIILEGTPKEVFAQKEQLESVKLDVPFAVKASYDLKKKGILSDICTSDEELMSELCKLSLNR
- a CDS encoding NusG domain II-containing protein translates to MKRFDMYVIIAVVVITGLLFTTFALQSKDHPEVVISLKGEEYARVPLDGKEHVYEVATELGYNKIIVDHSGVRIEEADCPDHDCIAIGTLNRVGQSVICAPHYLVIEIVGSNQAELDGMAI
- the ahpC gene encoding alkyl hydroperoxide reductase subunit C produces the protein MSLINTEVKEFAVQAYHNGDFKEVTLESVKGKWSVFFFYPADFTFVCPTELGDLADNYAKFQEIGCELYSVSTDTHFVHKAWADASETIAKIQYPMLADPTGKLTRDFEVMIEEEGLALRGTFIVNPEGKIKAYEIHDNGIGRNAEELLRKVQAAQFVAEHGDQVCPAKWQPGAETLTPSLDLVGKL
- the rpsI gene encoding 30S ribosomal protein S9; amino-acid sequence: MTVQYLGTGRRKSSVARVRLVPGTGKVIINGREFEDYIPSAATRLDIMQPLTLTETTNQYDVLVNVNGGGLTGQAGAIRLGISRALLEVDAEYRATLKPMGLLTRDSRAKERKKYGLKAARRAPQFSKR
- the rplM gene encoding 50S ribosomal protein L13 is translated as MRTTFMQKSHEVDRKWFVVDAADKTLGRLSTEVATLLRGKHKPTFTPHVDCGDYVIVINADKITLTGNKLENKLYYRHSGYQGGLTVRTAKQMRENTPERMLELSIKGMLPKGRLGRAMGKKLFVYAGSEHPHAAQKPEVYELRG